In Aspergillus oryzae RIB40 DNA, chromosome 6, one genomic interval encodes:
- a CDS encoding putative metalloproteinase (predicted protein) — MRFFQTLVALPLIAGAVASPLDARATLENCTPEGKQTIDNALSQAAKMAQAGANLIRSNSDYSANLFQSFFKTNDAQSRNRVAGVLDKIATEATNGNQGVVTYYCTPEGIDCVDTHAFTMTAYGETDGTYGRIRTCPAYFTKFPAWSDSCSVLDQATSSLHEMAHTKGIFGPETYGYDAVHGLSSSAALENAESYAFFSKCKVFQGFHE, encoded by the coding sequence ATGCGTTTCTTCCAGACCCTCGTCGCTCTCCCCCTTATCGCAGGCGCCGTCGCCAGCCCTCTCGACGCACGCGCTACCCTCGAAAACTGCACTCCTGAGGGAAAGCAAACGATCGACAACGCACTTTCCCAAGCAGCAAAGATGGCCCAAGCCGGCGCGAACCTCATCCGCAGCAATTCTGACTACTCGGCCAACCTGTTccagagcttcttcaagaccAACGACGCCCAGTCCCGCAACCGCGTCGCCGGTGTCTTGGACAAGATCGCCACGGAGGCCACGAACGGAAACCAGGGAGTCGTGACCTACTACTGCACTCCGGAGGGCATCGACTGCGTTGACACCCACGCTTTCACTATGACTGCCTACGGCGAGACGGACGGAACCTACGGACGTATCCGGACCTGCCCTGCCTACTTTACCAAGTTCCCTGCGTGGTCGGACTCCTGCAGTGTTCTGGATCAGGCCACCTCTAGCTTGCACGAGATGGCCCATACCAAGGGCATCTTCGGTCCTGAGACGTATGGCTATGATGCTGTGCATGGTTTGagctcttctgctgctcttgAGAATGCTGAGAGCtatgctttcttctccaagtgTAAGGTTTTCCAAGGTTTCCACGAATAA